The genomic region CGGTCGCGGCATCGGCGCGGCCACCGCCCGCCGACTCGCCACCACCGGGCACCACCTCGCCCTGTGCTACCGCCGCGACGACGCCGCCGCCGCAACGGTCCTGGCCGAGCTGCACGACACCGGCGCGCAGGCCATCGCCGTCCGCGCCGACACCACCGACCCCGACCAGGTCACCGCCCTGTTCGACGCCGCCGCGCAGCTCGGCCCACTCACCGGGCTGGTCAACAACGCCGGCGTCACCAGCCTCATCGGCCCGTTCACCGAACTGCGCGTCGACGACCTGCGCCGCGTCGTCGACGTCAACCTCATCGGGTACGTCCTCTGCGCCCAACAGGCCGCCCGCCGCCTCACCGACGGCGGCGCCATCGTCAACGTGTCCTCGGCCGCCGCGACCCTCGGCAGCCCGGGGGAGTACGTGCACTACGCCGCAGTGAAGGCCGCCACCGACACCCTCACCGTCGGCCTGGCCAAGGAACTCGCCCCGCGCGGCATCCGGGTCAACGCCGTCGCCCCCGGCCTCGTGCGCACCGACATCCACGCCGACTCCGGCGTACCCGACCGCGCCGACAGCGCCGCCGGCCGCATCCCGATGGGCCGCGCCGGCGAACCCGACGAGATCGCCGCCGCCATCGCCTGGCTGCTCGGCCCGGACGCCTCCTACGCCACCGGCACCGTCCTGCGCGTCTCCGGCGGCCTGTGAGCCGGGACGCGCACCACGCCCCGGCTCACACCCCCCTCAGTGCGTGAACAGCTTCGCCGCCGTGATCACCGTCTGCACGACCCCATAGCCGAGCAGCACCGCCACCACCAGCCAGGACATCCACAACCGGGCCTGCTGCCCGTGCCGACCGTCGTCACTCATCGCGTACCACTCCTCTGCGCCACCTCGTCCTCGTCCACGCCCTGCTGCTCCGCCGGCTCGTGGTAACGCTCGGGCACCGGCCGCACCAGCAGATTCGCCACGAACCCCACCGCGAGCACACCCACCATCGTGAACAGCGCCGGCCGGTACGCCGCCGCCGTCAACGTGCCCGGCTTACCCTGCGCGTCGAGGAACCCGTTCACGATCAGCGGCCCGGCGACCCCCGCCGCCGACCACGCGGTCAGCAACCGCCCGTGGATCGCACCCACCTGGTACGTGCCGAACAGGTCCCGCAGATACGCCGGCACCGTGGCGAACCCACCACCGTAGAACGACAGGATCACGCAGGCGAACAACACGAACAACGCCGTCGCCGTCTGCCCGAACACGGCCAGCAACGCGTACAACACCATGCCCACACCCAAGTACACCAGGTAGATCGGCTTGCGACCGATGACGTCCGACGTCGACGACCAGACGAACCGGCCCGCCATGTTGAACAGCGACAGCAGACCCACGAACCCGCCGGCCGCCGCGACCGACACCGCCGACGTGCCGTTGTCCCGGAAGAAATCCTGGATCATCGGACTTGCCTGCTCCAGGATGCCGATACCTGCCGTCACGTTGCAGAACAGCACCACCCACAGCAGCCAGAACGAGCGCGTCCTCACCGCGTTGGCCGCCGACACGTTCGCCGTCGTGACAAGCGGCTTCGCCGCCACCGCCGCCGGGTCGAAGCCCGCCGGACGCCACCCGTCGGCCGGCACCCGCACGTTCGCCACCCCGAACATCATGATCACGAAGTAGCCCAGGCCGAGCGTCACGAACAGCCACACCAGCGCGCTGCCCGACGCCGTCGAACCCGCGTTGGACGGGTCGTAACCGCTGTCGTAGAACGACAGAAGCTGGCGCGACAGGGGAGAGGCCACCATCGCGCCACCACCGAACCCCATGATCGCCAGACCGGTGGCCAGACCCGGCCGGTCCGGGAACCACTTGATCAGCGTCGAGACGGGGGAGATGTACCCGATGCCCAGACCGATGCCGCCGAGCAGGCCGTAGCCCACGTACAACAGCCACAACTGCTTCGTGGCGATGCCCAGCGAACCGACCAGGAAACCCACCGCCCAGAAACACGCCGAGACGAACATGGCCTTACGCGGCCCGTTCGCCTCCACCCAGGTCCCCGCCACCGCGGCGGACAACCCCAGCATCACTATCGCGATGCTGAAGATCACCCCGATCGCCGTCTGACCGGTGTCGAAATGCGCGATCAACGAGTTCTTGTAGACGCTTGTGGCGTACACCTGGCCGATGCAGAGATGGATGGCCAACGCCGCCGGGGGAATGAGCCACCGGCTGTAGCCGGGCGGCGCGACGGTGTGCCGACGATCGAGTGCGGAAAGCATGCGCTGCTTCCTCTCCGACGAGGACGTGAGACACACCCACATGCCCACACCTCCCGCACGCGACAAACCCCACCGTCGCCGGACGGTCCCTCCGGTGAGCTGAGCGGTCACTCAGCCCACCCCCGCCGCCTACCCCAGGTCGGGCACGTGCCAACCGCCGGCCAACGCGTCGGCCTCCGCCGGACCCCAACTACCCCTGTCGTACGCCCGCACCGGCGTCGACAGATCCAGGATCGGCTCCACGATCCGCCACTCCTGCCGAATCGTCTCCGCGCGGGCGAAACGCAGATGCTGCCCGTCCATCGCGTCGTCGAGCAACCGCTCGTACGCCTCCTGACGGCGACCCAACGCCGCCCCGAAGTCCACCGACAGGTCAACCGGACGACTCGCCACCTCCGCACCCGGACTCTTCGCCTGGATCGACATCGTGATGCCGTCCCCACGACCCAACCGGAACCGCAGCAGATTCGCCGACGCCGCCGCCCCACCCGCGGCAGGGATCAACGGACGCTGCGGCTGCTTGAACTCGACCACCACCTCCGTCGCCGTCCCCGGCAACGACTTGCCCGTCCGCAGATAGAACGGCACACCCGCCCACCGCGCAGAATCGACAGTCAACCGGGTCGCCACGAACGTCTCCGTGTTCGAATCCGACGCGACACCCGGCTCGTCGCGGTAGCCCGCGTACTGCCCCCGCACCGTGGACTCCGGCGACAACGGCTCGATCTGCCGCAACACCGCCGCCTCCGCCTCCCGAAACGCGTCCGTGTCGTCACCCTCCGGCGCGTCCATCGCGATCAACGCCACCACCTGAAGAATGTGGTTCTGCAACACGTCACGAGTAGCGCCCACCGTGTCGTAGAACCCGGCACGGCCCTGCGTACCGAACCCCTCGGCGAGAGTGACCTGCACATTGTCGATGTGCTCGCTGTTCCACAATGGCTCGAACAACCGATTCGCGAACCGGAACGCGTACAGGCCCTCCACGGCCTCCTTGCCCAGGTAGTGATCGATCCGGAACACCCGCGCCGGATCGAAGGCCCCCTGCAACGTCCGATCCAACTCCGCAGACGACGCCAGGTCCCGCCCGAACGGCTTCTCCACGATCACCCGACCACGATCGGCCAGCCCGACCGCCGCCAACCCCTGCACCACCGAACCGAACACCATCGGCGGAATCGCCAGATAGAACACCGGCCGCTCGGCGTCGCGCAGACGCTCCGCCAGCCGCTGATACGTCACCGGATCCGCGTAGTCGCCGGAGATCATCGACAGGTTGCCCGCCAGGGCGTCGAACGCCTCGTCATCCACCTCGTCAGTCGCCTCGGCCACCGACTTACGGGCCGTCGCGACCAACTGCTGATCATCCCAGGGGGAGCGGGCCACCCCGATCACCGGGACATCGAGACGCCCACGCCGGGTCAACTCGAACAGCGCCGGAAAGAGCTTCTTCGAGACGAGATCACCTGTCACGCCGAACAGCACTACCGCGTCTGAGCGCACGTGCATGGCACTTCCATCCGATCATGTGGAAACCTGATCTTCCGAACGGACAACCGCGCGCGCCACTTGAGGAATTCCCCGGCAACGACGCACGTGAGGTCGGCGACAGCGACGGCGCATACCTTGAAGAAGGCTCGCCGATCAGGCGTGACGCGGGCAACACCCCCACCTGATCGACTAATCTCGATCATCCTAAGGCCCGCAAACCCCGCTGCTCCACCCCGTCCCGCCGATACGCCACGACCGAAGACGCACAGCGACGCTCCACCCGACAGGGGAGAACCCCGCAATGAACCTGGCAGCCGACCGATCCACCGCAGCCGGCCCCGAGGTGGTGTGCCTGCCGATGTTCGCCACGACCCGCGCCGCCACGGCCACCGCCTTCGGCCCCGCCCTCGCCGGCGCCGACCTGCGCGAGACATACCTGGACCTACCCGGGCACGGCGACAGCCCGCCCACCTGCCCGCCCACCTCCCAGGCGCTGCTGGACACCGTCTGCGCCTGGCTCGACCATCACGTCGACGCACCAGTCCTGCTCGCCGGCGCCTCCTACGGCGCCTACCTCGCCGCCGGCATCGCGCGCCAACGACCCGACCTGGTCCGCGGCCTGCTCCTCGTCTGCCCGGGCATCACCATCGCACCGGCCAGCCGCACCCTGCCCGACCACCGCCCACCCCCCGGACCCGCCGGCTGGCTGGACGACGCCCCTACCGACCTGCGCACCCATCTCGACACCGCGCTCGGCCATCGCACCCCGAGCGTCGTCGCCACAGTGCTCGCCGCCCTGCGCTCCGGCGGCCCCGGCGACGACACCTTCCAACAGGCCCTGCGCACCGGCCCCGGATACGCGCTCCCCGACGAGATGACCGACACCCCCTACGACGGCCCCGTCAGCGTGCTCACCGGCCGACAGGACCACATCGTCGGCTACACCGACCAGTTCCACGCCATGCGCCGCTACCCCCGGGGCGCCTACACCGCGCTCGACCAGGCCGGGCACTACCTGCCCTACGAACAACCGGCGCTGCTGCGCGCGCTCACCCAGGACTGGCTGCGCCGGGCGCTGACCTCGCCGCCACGGCACGCGACGGCACGGCGCCCGCGCGACAATGGCGGGCATGACTGACCTGGGCGACACGAAAGCCGCGCTGCACCACTACCTCCGAAGGGCGCGCAACGGCCTGCTCTGGAAGCTCGACGGCCTCAGCGAACGCGAGGCCAGAACGCCGCGCACCGCGACCGGCAACAACCTGCTCGGAGTCGTCAAACACTGCCTCAACGTCGAAGCCGGCTACTTCGGGCCTACCTTCGGCCGGCAGTTCCCGACCCCTGCGGAACTGGTTCCCCTGGAGGCGTTCGACGACGACCCGCAGGCCGACTGGTACGCCCGCGAGGACGAGACGAAGGACGGCCTGATCGACCTGTACCGCCGCGTCGCGGTGTTCGCCGACGAGACGATCGACAAGCTCCCGCTCGACGCCCCCGGGCAGGTGCCCTGGTGGCGGCCGGGCCACCAGGACGCGACGCTGGCCCGGATCATCATCCACGTGACCTACGACCTCGCCCGACACGCCGGTCACGCCGACATCATGCGCGAGCAGTACGACGGCGCGATCGGTTGGCAGCAGGACAGCACCGCCGTCCCCGACGGGCAGGACTGGCCGGGGTACGTCAGCAAGCTGCGAAAGCTGGCCGACCACTTCGGATGACCACCCGCGTACCGCCCCCGAAACGGCGATCATGGCCTTCCGTACAGGTTCGATAATGTACATTATGTAAAGTAGCCTGGGTAGGAGGGTCCCCTCGCCGTCCCTGGCACGGCCACCGTCCGTGATGCCGCCGGCGAAGCGGGATGGACGCTCAGGAGGCCAACAGGTCGAAGTGCATACCCGCGAGGAAAAGCAAGAGCGCCATCCAGCGGAACACGTGTCCCGGCGACATCTCGACCAGCCTGCTGTTTCGAGCCGGCGCGCGGCTGCGGCGCCGTACTAGTCGCGCGTCAGGCCCGGCGGGCAGGCATCCTCGTCGGGTCGGACGAGGCGCACGTTGAGAAGCGGATTGAGGCGCAGGCCCGCGAGCACGAGCGCGCTGCCGCCGACGTCGGTCCAGGTGTCGTCCCAGAGGGCAGAGACGAGCCAGGAGTGATCCGCCGGAAAGAAGAGGTCGGGCAGCGCTCCGTCACCGCGCAGGTGACCGGTCCGCCAGGTGAGGGCCTGCTCGGGTCCGGCTTCGACGAGCACGTAGGACCAGCCTCCGTAGAGGCTGACCTTCGCCGCGCGCGGGAAGACGATGTCGTGGGCGCCGGTGTCGAGATAGCCAAGCCACCAGGGCTGGTCGGGAGTGGTCGCGGCGAGTTCACGGACGACGGCGTGTTCGTGGGCCTCCAGGCTGACGCCGTCGGGTGGATGGAACGTGGCGTACGCGCCGAAGACCGGCGGGATCGCCGCGGTGACCGCGAGGCCAGGTGTGGTGTGGCCGGCGATCCAGTCGACGTCGCGGGTCGTGCCGATCCGCCAGGTGCGCCCGTCGCCGGTACGTACGGAGTCCACGCCGGTCGCCGGGGCGCGTTCGTCGTGACCGTCGGGGACGACACCTGGTACCGCTTCTGGATCCCCGCCGGCCCGCCACTCGTGTCGCTCCGAGCAGCGTTCGGTGTAGGTGATCGGCAGGTGGGGCCGACCGCAGGTGGGGCAGTTCGCGGCTGGCGACGTCACGGTGGCCACGATACGTGCCTCTCGATCACCGCGACCCGTTTCCACGGCGGTCCGGCCGGCACGTCCACGAGATGGTGTCCGTACTCTTCGTACACCTGCTTGTGCACCTGCGCGAAGGTCAACGCATCGGCGCAGCTGAGCCGGCGTGCGGCGGTGTCGGATGAAGCCCGGCGGACCGATGACGTAGCGCCTGGGTTCGGG from Micromonospora lupini harbors:
- a CDS encoding SDR family NAD(P)-dependent oxidoreductase; this encodes MAPVTVITGGGRGIGAATARRLATTGHHLALCYRRDDAAAATVLAELHDTGAQAIAVRADTTDPDQVTALFDAAAQLGPLTGLVNNAGVTSLIGPFTELRVDDLRRVVDVNLIGYVLCAQQAARRLTDGGAIVNVSSAAATLGSPGEYVHYAAVKAATDTLTVGLAKELAPRGIRVNAVAPGLVRTDIHADSGVPDRADSAAGRIPMGRAGEPDEIAAAIAWLLGPDASYATGTVLRVSGGL
- a CDS encoding MFS transporter small subunit, with protein sequence MSDDGRHGQQARLWMSWLVVAVLLGYGVVQTVITAAKLFTH
- a CDS encoding OFA family MFS transporter, giving the protein MLSALDRRHTVAPPGYSRWLIPPAALAIHLCIGQVYATSVYKNSLIAHFDTGQTAIGVIFSIAIVMLGLSAAVAGTWVEANGPRKAMFVSACFWAVGFLVGSLGIATKQLWLLYVGYGLLGGIGLGIGYISPVSTLIKWFPDRPGLATGLAIMGFGGGAMVASPLSRQLLSFYDSGYDPSNAGSTASGSALVWLFVTLGLGYFVIMMFGVANVRVPADGWRPAGFDPAAVAAKPLVTTANVSAANAVRTRSFWLLWVVLFCNVTAGIGILEQASPMIQDFFRDNGTSAVSVAAAGGFVGLLSLFNMAGRFVWSSTSDVIGRKPIYLVYLGVGMVLYALLAVFGQTATALFVLFACVILSFYGGGFATVPAYLRDLFGTYQVGAIHGRLLTAWSAAGVAGPLIVNGFLDAQGKPGTLTAAAYRPALFTMVGVLAVGFVANLLVRPVPERYHEPAEQQGVDEDEVAQRSGTR
- the zwf gene encoding glucose-6-phosphate dehydrogenase translates to MHVRSDAVVLFGVTGDLVSKKLFPALFELTRRGRLDVPVIGVARSPWDDQQLVATARKSVAEATDEVDDEAFDALAGNLSMISGDYADPVTYQRLAERLRDAERPVFYLAIPPMVFGSVVQGLAAVGLADRGRVIVEKPFGRDLASSAELDRTLQGAFDPARVFRIDHYLGKEAVEGLYAFRFANRLFEPLWNSEHIDNVQVTLAEGFGTQGRAGFYDTVGATRDVLQNHILQVVALIAMDAPEGDDTDAFREAEAAVLRQIEPLSPESTVRGQYAGYRDEPGVASDSNTETFVATRLTVDSARWAGVPFYLRTGKSLPGTATEVVVEFKQPQRPLIPAAGGAAASANLLRFRLGRGDGITMSIQAKSPGAEVASRPVDLSVDFGAALGRRQEAYERLLDDAMDGQHLRFARAETIRQEWRIVEPILDLSTPVRAYDRGSWGPAEADALAGGWHVPDLG
- a CDS encoding alpha/beta fold hydrolase, whose translation is MNLAADRSTAAGPEVVCLPMFATTRAATATAFGPALAGADLRETYLDLPGHGDSPPTCPPTSQALLDTVCAWLDHHVDAPVLLAGASYGAYLAAGIARQRPDLVRGLLLVCPGITIAPASRTLPDHRPPPGPAGWLDDAPTDLRTHLDTALGHRTPSVVATVLAALRSGGPGDDTFQQALRTGPGYALPDEMTDTPYDGPVSVLTGRQDHIVGYTDQFHAMRRYPRGAYTALDQAGHYLPYEQPALLRALTQDWLRRALTSPPRHATARRPRDNGGHD
- a CDS encoding DinB family protein: MTDLGDTKAALHHYLRRARNGLLWKLDGLSEREARTPRTATGNNLLGVVKHCLNVEAGYFGPTFGRQFPTPAELVPLEAFDDDPQADWYAREDETKDGLIDLYRRVAVFADETIDKLPLDAPGQVPWWRPGHQDATLARIIIHVTYDLARHAGHADIMREQYDGAIGWQQDSTAVPDGQDWPGYVSKLRKLADHFG